A single region of the Biomphalaria glabrata chromosome 15, xgBioGlab47.1, whole genome shotgun sequence genome encodes:
- the LOC106055750 gene encoding ras-related C3 botulinum toxin substrate 1-like: MTDMAQGRPIKCVVVGDGTVGKTCMLISYTTDSFPGEYVPTVFDNYTANMMVDGVPVSLGLWDTAGQEDYDRLRPLSYPQTDVFLICFSVVSPSSYENVLTKWNPEIKHHCPEAPVIVVGTKIDLRENKETIGSLTAQGLNPVKREQGIKLANKIRGVKYMECSALTQRGLKQVFDEAVRAVLQPQPIRRKQHKCVML; encoded by the exons aTGACGGACATGGCCCAGGGTCGCCcaattaaatgtgttgttgttggtgATGGCACAGTGGGTAAAACATGTATGTTGATATCATATACAACTGACAGTTTTCCTGGAGAATATGTTCCCACTGT ATTTGATAATTATACAGCCAACATGATGGTGGATGGTGTTCCAGTCAGTCTAGGTTTGTGGGACACAGCAGGACAAGAAGATTATGATAGACTTAGGCCCCTTAGCTATCCACAG ACTGATGTATTCCTCATATGTTTTAGTGTTGTGAGTCCGTCATCCTATGAAAATGTATTAACTAAATGGAATCCTGAAATTAAACACCATTGTCCAGAAGCTCCTGTTATAGTTGTAG GAACCAAAATTGACCTGAgggaaaataaagaaactataGGAAGCTTGACAGCTCAAGGACTGAATCCTGTGAAGAGAGAACAGGGGATTAAGCTGGCTAACAAAATTAGAGGTGTCAAGTACATGGAGTGCTCTGCTCTTACTCAAAGGGGACTAAAACAG GTATTTGATGAAGCTGTGCGTGCTGTACTACAGCCTCAACCAATCAGAAGAAAACAACACAAGTGTGTCATGCTGTGA
- the LOC106055751 gene encoding DNA excision repair protein ERCC-5-like, which translates to MGVHGLWQLLHAAGQPVSLESLEGKVLAVDVSIWLHQTMKGMRDKDGNPLPNAHLQGLFSRVCKLLFYSIKPVFVFDGGVPLLKKQTMAARRERKAEAVRESNDIAHKLLRNLVQSNAVKQALSVSGKPPRPVPGVQRRNQEKDIFELAPLPETEEIGLSLNAEEWERDFELQEKCIKEGLASLSEAHPESEEFKSLPMEIQHEILHEWKERNKYHSLSSLTKMPEDSDSFSSYQLKKLMKQSKLSSRIEEVRKEMSSKTATNLTYSLGDDYYGDEVESRRIVSEDAAHYVLIKGLTKRKQEEEAEKYELQSRVKLEKVEEEEEVKAVVDSCKTSKTSPPVNYEEPEVMSTSSDSDSGIETFVNQRKNWSVGKKRKSKISRPTNKKGKDSHTEFSKVNSLKEHSTTDDNVNRSLQELKNEDSSSEGEFIEVTINPNATVEEDDLFPASIFQLSNQPNDGEKDACNVEKIFTPASSFAADTSVERENADQCGDGMDPGITNVGLIKDVPGYNEDIIAKRKSILDDIRNELARKKESVEATCGDVDANIDEDTVIAVTKINANEVVADLDYSTSGGFLHEESSEEENAGISSNINNVGNAEYDANSTSTFDVMRSPEHALTYSPKILKNPANISISKSSDSDDDLKLAIELSLQTAKQEKKSAVEDKVPSSNVSEEESSDDDTSVAINNEQETPMEDTYNQNSDSTPPISFTTPISPTKKMTAESVSPSKGLIRPQPEDFDEADIRGDSFHNLNEEDLMDINSYLASERETLVSEQGKQNRFATSVTDQINQEAQELLKLFGIPYIVSPMEAEAQCAFLDITGQTHGTITDDSDIWLFGGRRMYKNFFNQSKYVEMYSLDNIRNHFGLSREQLINIALLCGSDYTEGLQGVGPVRALEIMAEFPGDGIEGLLLFRKWWDKAKKKMTASSESKLRARLKDLKLVPGFPSEAVVNAYLNPEVDESREKFTWRLPELDLLREFAKIKFGWNREKTDQSLLPMMKQLNQKEHQKRISSYFQPESFIKTSKIKSERLKKALDLVNNPLLENESSSESDASQNGEVVEKKRRAEYEGQGKTLEVKSKKKSANLSECTADKSGYKTLQAKTKGSKKAGQKTKPTNKNKSKETKTTRSKKLTQESNLQIPETSLSVESACDIADDFMTNMAQKVLEANKELTKEIKPKTLAVECVQDVNSGPPKHKMLVSLDRIKPHRGRGGMGFSKRAKVKTGVVNLSESSSESEKDDTSKLTESEMKSKKRNFKGNNLNVSPSSKKTNNLSANKVNKIVPTSGKVPSLNQRQNLLKSSSTTKDGAEKETLPSSNDRSSSISSRPAALAGSLLNVDTPEGDIRSADVSIINKKNLPETLAFLNQRSKEEKLILQQLKGGHSLNSVERRLEADEKRPKFSSLLSAAPLKPNPQKTSFEDLLAGMDNVAKTDVQKRSNRKVSETGTNLRGNDIKNKRTENDANYSADFVVNKTKSTSSASKKLSKNIGFGSSDESFDMDTSLDLLSAMPSERSFKTKKALRFDQPIGGSDEEDTGTKTAGKKNKFRQQMKHLNDSRSIRGHGVLPYSGKNDQVRGRSFAGKGKGRGKNRQKMSPYNTIEDEIMFEEKVRESFGYEALTEADLGSDFSDCD; encoded by the exons GCtgcaagaagagaaagaaaagctGAGGCAGTGAGAGAAAGTAATGACATTGCACACAAACTCCTTCGCAATCTGGTACAGAGCAATGCTGTTAAGCAAGCATTGAGTGTCTCTGGCAAACCTCCCCGACCTGTTCCAGGGGTACAGAGAAGAAATCAGGAAAAAGATATATTTGAGCTGGCGCCACTGCCAGAAACGGAAGAAATTGG TTTGTCTTTAAATGCTGAAGAATGGGAGCGAGACTTTGAGCTACAAGAAAAATGCATCAAG GAGGGCTTGGCATCTTTGTCTGAAGCTCACCCAGAGTCAGAAGAGTTCAAGTCTCTCCCTATGGAGATACAGCATGAGATTCTCCATGAATGGAAAGAGAGGAACAAGTACCACAGCCTAAGTTCACTAACTAAGATGCCTGAA GATTCAGACAGTTTCTCATCTTACCAGTTGAAGAAGCTGATGAAACAGAGCAAGCTTTCCAGTCGCATAGAAGAGGTCCGCAAAGAGATGTCCTCTAAGACCGCCACAAACCTCACCTACTCTCTAGGGGACGACTACTACGGGGACGAAGTAGAGTCAAGAAGAATAGTGTCAGAAGATGCTGCCCACTATGTCCTCATCAAAGGactgacaaaaagaaaacaggaAGAAGAAGCAGAAAAGTATGAGCTCCAGAGTCGGGTCAAACTTGAGAAGGTCGAGGAAGAAGAGGAGGTCAAGGCTGTTGTGGACAGTTGTAAAACTAGCAAGACTTCTCCCCCTGTAAATTATGAAGAGCCAGAAGTCATGTCCACCTCGTCAGATTCTGACAGTGGCATAGAAACGTTTGTTAACCAAAGAAAAAACTGGTCAGTTGGTAAAAAACGAAAAAGCAAGATCTCAAGaccaacaaataaaaaagggaaagatTCTCACACTGAATTCTCTAAGGTCAACTCTTTAAAAGAACACAGTACAACTGATGACAATGTAAATAGATCATTGCAGGAATTGAAAAATGAAGATTCCAGTTCTGAAG GTGAATTCATTGAAGTGACAATCAACCCAAATGCTACAGTGGAGGAAGATGATCTCTTTCCAGCCAGTATTTTTCAGTTGTCCAATCAGCCCAATGATGGTGAAAAAGATGCATGCAATGTTGAGAAAATTTTTACACCTGCATCTAGTTTTGCTGCGGATACTAGCGTAGAGAGGGAAAATGCTGATCAGTGTGGAGATGGAATGGATCCTGGCATAACTAATGTTGGCTTGATAAAAGATGTCCCTGGATACAATGAAGACATAATAGCCAAGAGAAAGAGTATTTTAGATGACATTCGAAATGAGTtggcaagaaagaaagaaagtgttgAAGCTACTTGTGGTGATGTTGATGCCAATATTGATGAAGATACTGTCATCGCAGTTACCAAAATAAATGCAAATGAGGTTGTTGCTGATTTGGACTACAGCACAAGTGGGGGATTTCTTCATGAGGAATCAAGTGAGGAAGAAAATGCTGGAATCAGCAGTAATATAAACAATGTTGGTAATGCAGAATACGATGCTAATTCTACTAGTACATTTGATGTGATGAGAAGTCCAGAACATGCACTGACTTATTCCCCTAAGATCTTGAAAAATCCTGCAAATATAAGTATTTCTAAATCTTCTGATTCTGATGATGATTTGAAACTTGCTATTGAGCTATCTTTGCAGACAGCCAAACAGGAAAAGAAGTCTGCTGTTGAGGATAAAGTCCCAAGCTCTAATGTTAGTGAAGAGGAAAGTTCTGATGACGACACTTCAGTTGCTATAAACAATGAACAAGAGACACCAATGGAAGACACTTACAATCAGAACTCTGACTCCACACCACCCATTAGTTTCACAACACCCATTAGTCctacaaaaaaaatgacagctgAGTCTGTGTCACCAAGTAAAGGTCTCATCAGACCTCAACCTGAAGATTTTGATGAGGCAGATATTAGGGGGGATAGCTTTCACAATTTAAATGAG GAAGATCTAATGGATATTAACAGTTATTTGGCAAGCGAACGAGAGACTCTAGTCTCAGAACAAGGTAAACAGAACAGATTTGCAACTTCTGTGACTGATCAGATTAACCAAGAGGCACAG GAACTCTTGAAACTTTTTGGAATCCCTTATATAGTCAGCCCAATGGAAGCTGAAGCTCAGTGTGCCTTCTTGGATATCACTGGCCAAACTCATGGCACTATCACTGATGACAGTGACATTTGGCTGTTTGGAGGTCGCAGGATGTACAAAAACTTCTTCAATCAAAGTAAATATGTGGAGATGTACAGTCTTGATAACATACGCAACCATTTTG GTCTTAGTAGAGAACAGTTAATCAACATTGCTTTGCTGTGTGGCAGTGACTACACTGAGGGACTTCAAGGCGTGGGCCCAGTTAGAGCTTTGGAAATAATGGCTGAATTTCCTGGAGATGGAATTGAAGGCTTGCTTTTGTTCAG GAAATGGTGGGacaaggcgaaaaaaaaaatgactgctAGCTCAGAAAGTAAACTCAGAGCTCGTCTAAAAGATTTAAAACTTGTTCCTG GTTTCCCAAGTGAAGCTGTTGTCAATGCCTACTTAAACCCAGAAGTGGATGAGTCAAGGGAAAAGTTCACCTGGCGCTTGCCTGAACTTGATTTATTAAGAGA ATTTGCTAAGATAAAGTTTGGCTGGAATAGAGAAAAGACAGATCAGTCTCTACTGCCAATGATGAAACAACTAAATCAAAAAGAA catcaGAAGAGAATTTCCTCTTACTTCCAACCAGAAAGTTTTATAAAGACTTCCAAAATTAAGAGTGAAAGATTGAAGAAAGCCTTAGATTTAGTCAACAATCCACTACTTGAGAATGAGAGCAGCTCTGAAAGTGACGCAAGCCAGAATGGAGAAGTggttgaaaagaaaagaagagcTGAGTATGAGGGTCAGGGGAAAACTCTTGAGGTGAAGTCAAAGAAGAAATCTGCAAACTTATCAGAATGTACAGCAGATAAATCTGGCTACAAAACACTTCAGGCCAAGACAAAGGGAAGTAAAAAGGCaggacaaaaaacaaaaccaacaaacaaaaacaaatccaaAGAAACCAAAACTACAAGAAGTAAGAAATTAACTCAGGAATCAAATCTTCAAATACCTGAAACAAGTTTATCAGTGGAATCAGCTTGTGACATTGCAGATGATTTCATGACAAATATGGCTCAAAAAGTTCTGGAAGCAAATAAAGAGCTGACAAAAGAGATTAAGCCAAAAACATTAGCTGTTGAATGTGTCCAGGATGTCAACTCTGGACCACCTAAACATAAAATGCTAGTTTCTTTAGACAGAATAAAGCCGCACAGAGGCAGGGGAGGAATGGGATTTAGTAAACGCGCAAAAGTGAAAACAGGTGTGGTGAACTTGTCTGAAAGTAGCAGTGAAAGTGAAAAAGATGATACATCTAAACTTACTGAGTCtgaaatgaaaagtaaaaaacgAAActtcaagggaaataatttaaatgtaagTCCAAGTTCCAAGAAGACCAACAATTTATCAGCTAATAAAGTTAACAAGATTGTACCAACATCTGGAAAAGTTCCAAGCTTGAATCAAAGGCAGAATTTGTTAAAATCTTCCAGTACAACTAAAGATGGTGCAGAAAAGGAGACACTGCCAAGTTCAAATGACCGTAGTTCTAGCATTTCTTCCAGGCCTGCTGCCCTAGCTGGGTCTCTGTTGAATGTTGATACCCCTGAGGGTGATATTCGTAGTGCTGATGTCTCCATCATCAACAAAAAGAATTTGCCAGAGACACTGGCATTCCTCAACCAAAGAAGCAAAGAGGAAAAGTTAATTCTGCAACAACTGAAAGGAGGTCACAGTCTAAACTCTGTGGAGAGGAGACTAGAGGCTGATGAAAAAAGGCCTAAATTTTCATCCCTCCTTAGTGCTGCACCTCTAAAGCCCAACCCACAAAAGACCTCTTTTGAGGATTTACTTGCGGGCATGGATAATGTTGCTAAAACAGATGTCCAAAAACGTTCCAACAGAAAGGTGTCTGAAACAGGAACAAATCTGAGAGGTAatgacataaaaaataaaagaacagaGAATGATGCCAACTATTCAGCTGACTTTGTTGTCAACAAAACGAAAAGCACTTCAAGTGCATCCAAAAAGCTATCTAAAAACATTGGATTTGGCTCTAGCGATGAAAGTTTTGACATGGATACTAGCCTTGATTTATTATCAGCAATGCCATCTGAACGtagtttcaaaacaaaaaaggctTTACGTTTTGACCAACCCATTGGGGGATCAGATGAAGAAGACACGGGCACTAAAACTGCAGgcaaaaagaataaatttaGGCAACAGATGAAACATTTGAATGACTCCAGATCAATCAGGGGTCATGGAGTCCTGCCCTACTCTGGAAAAAATGATCAGGTTAGGGGCAGGAGTTTTGCTGGGAAAGGCAAAGGTCGTGGTAAGAACAGACAAAAGATGAGTCCTTATAATACCATTGAGGATGAGATAATGTTTGAGGAGAAGGTCAGGGAATCATTCGGTTATGAGGCATTGACCGAGGCTGACCTTGGAAGTGACTTCAGTGATTGTGATTAG